GGTCTTTGTGATGGATTTTGCAGCGGGTTCGCATGGGTCACGGCTTCATGGGGATCGAAGCTGGAGCTTCTGCACAGTTGTGTTCCCAAGCTGGAGCTTGGGAACAAGGTGGAAAATCCCCCCCTCCCCTTAATCCCCTCCCACAAGGGAGGGGAAATAGAATTTGGCATCAAATATTAGGTCTGTTATTTTCTACACTACCAATTTTTTTGTAGGTTGATTCCGGACGCAGCGCATCCACGGCGGAGAGGGGTCGGAGCGTGGAAGACATCGAGCGAAGGGTGCGGGAAGCGGCGGATGCGGTGGCCGACCGCCTTAGGGTCCGAGCGGAAACCGCTTTGATCCTGGGAACAGGGCTCAGCGGAGTGGCCGACGCCATGGACCTGGAGGGCGGCCTGGACTACCGGGAAATTCCCCACCATCCCGTCTCCACCGTCCCCAGTCATCGAGGGCGCCTCCTGTGGGGTCACTGGGCCGGAACCCCCCTCATCGCCCTCCAGGGGCGGTTCCACCTTTACGAAGGCTACGCTCCGGCCGTTATCGCCTTTCCCATCCGTCTCCTGGCCGCCCTGGGAGTGAAGACCGTGCTGCTGTCCAACGCCGCCGGAGGCCTCAACCCGCTGTTCGAAGCCGGCGACCTCATGGTTATCACTGACCACATCAACTTCACAGGACGAAATCCCCTGGTGGGGGTCAACATCGACG
This is a stretch of genomic DNA from Desulfoglaeba alkanexedens ALDC. It encodes these proteins:
- a CDS encoding purine-nucleoside phosphorylase; this translates as MEDIERRVREAADAVADRLRVRAETALILGTGLSGVADAMDLEGGLDYREIPHHPVSTVPSHRGRLLWGHWAGTPLIALQGRFHLYEGYAPAVIAFPIRLLAALGVKTVLLSNAAGGLNPLFEAGDLMVITDHINFTGRNPLVGVNIDAWGPRFPDMTEPYDRRLREMARAAAMEEHIPLREGVYVGVLGPSMETAAETRLLRAAGADAVGMSTVMEVITAVHAGMKVLGVSVITNVNRPDCYEPAPLEKVIQTATAAGPRLMRLFQAVLKSTTQATGGTQ